GACGCGATGGAGCGGTCCGCGCGGCCCTCGTCGTGCATCCGGCATCGGCACCCCGTCGGGCAGGTGGGCTGGCGGGAGAGGTGCCGCGTGCCCTGCACAGATCCACGGTGGCGCCGATCCGCATGCATGTCCTCGAGCCCTTCGCGCCAACCACTCGCGCTCCCCTGGCCCCCCGATGCCCCCTGCCTGAATGTGGTGCACCACGCCAGCCATCGCCGGTAGCGCGTGCGCAGTACTCGCATATCAGCAGCATGGAGCACGCGTCAGGCGGGGCCCCGCCGTGCGTCTGCGGCTCCAGGAAAGAGTGCGCCAGGGCCTGTTGAATCGTCGGCGCGATGCGTAGTGGGCGCCTGCGAGCGTTGGCATGACCGCGACgcgcgccggtgcagcgccagccTATCTCATACAACCAccccgcagccgcgccaGGGAACAGGCTGAAGGTTCTTGACTTCTCCTCACACCGAGTGGGTTACTGGACCCTAAAGTCGCGCGCTAAGGCGCACCCCGTCATCGGAGTCACACCGTTCTTAGGGGGGACAaaagaagacgagaaggaaTAGGGGGGTGCCCTTCTGCTGTCGTcgttgccgtcgccgtcgttgccgccgtcgccgtctctctctgggcCTGGCACCTCAATCTGCCTTCgtcatttctttttttctctctctcaccacacCACCTCTCTGCTCAGTACACGCTCAGCACGCGACTCCCAACTCACAGGCCACagtacacacatgcacaacGAGAGATGGCATGAGAATCGAGAAGCACATCCTGGTGAAGCCCACAGTGTCTCGAGCGAAGGAAACGATGCACGCCCAACACAAGGTAGAAGAGGCGTATGGGATGTAGTCGAATGAGGAAAGCCAACCCGCCTCCACTAACACTGCAGACcctcgcacacgcagctATATGCGCACAAGCGAAATGGCGGCTGGCATGTGAAAGTGGCCTCTCTCGTGCGAAAACGTCGAAAATGTGTCCTCCAGTTTCCTCTCGGTCCCTTTCGTTTTTACTGTAGTCGCCTTCCCATTTCACAGAGTGTGGGCTCCGGGGGTCGTATCTCCATCTCTGGTCTCCTCCGCTTCCTGTCCTCGTCACAAGCCGTAATGGAAAAAATACACAACAGAACGGGCAacttctgctctctctctctctttccactttCGGGCTGAAGCGCGCGCCTTCAGATCCAAGTTGAACGCTCAACGCGAGTGCACCGTTAGGGAAAGGACCCTCCGACAGCATGCAATGCCGAGAgtagagaaaaagagcggaCGTGGAACGGGTGAAGGGAAGCTgtagagggggaaggaggtcCAGAACACGGTGAAGCAACGGGTAGCGCGTCAGAAGAGAACAGCGATACGCATGAAAGACAGCCCCATtccgcccccaccccacctccctcgaacagaaaaaaagagacaacgAAGCAAcgacagacacacactcacgcacaacGAAGTGCAGACATCGAAAAATGAGTAGAAGTGAGATTAGGGTGGCATACAAGAAGGACGTGAGAATAGAAAAAgagcggagagaagaagctACGCGCGCCTGGCGACAATCGATGTgcgtatatatatatatatatatatatatatatatatatatttatacATTTTCCTAACAGAAGCGTGAGTAAGTGGGTAtgagtgaaggagagggggcgggagggAATGTCATTGCGCAGCGAACGGACACATGCGCTCTCACCTACCCATatccctttccctccctccttccccccgcCCACTCTCTGACTCACTCGCTCACGAATTACTCAGTCATTGGcttccttcttctccccctcccttctgtTACGGCCACAGTCGTCTCCGTTTTGAGGGAAGCGGCGGGGCCGAGAGAACCAGTGATAAGACGGTAGCCATACACAGgaacaaaagagaaacaggaGAAGAACAAAGGAGAGATAAaatttgtttgtttgcttaGGGTGTGGTAGCTGCTGAGTTCCttcgtttctttctcttccttctctttcatccggactcacacacgcacacacacacacacgcacaagcgaATAGCCCAAGATGCGatagaaaaacaaaaacaaacaaaaaagaggaggtgggcaaAAATACGGCCCGCACTGTTGCGGGTGGTCGCTGAGCTGAGGCAGAAAGACAAAAAGACACAAAGAGAGCGCGCCCACTCACACTCAACAAACACGCGCAGTCCGCCTGCGACGCTCCCTTGCGTCTTCCAACGATTCGCGCTGCGGATCAGGATGCTGTGGGCATGCGTGACTAAGGCCATTGCGTGACAACGCTCGCAAGAAAAAGACGTGTGTCGTGATACCAAGAACGGGATAGCGGTGGACACAAAGGTAGAGAGACGtcaacacacacgctgctCGCGCTGTCGCCGGTCCGTGAGCTGCGAGGCGAGCCTGCCCACAGCACCTGCAGTACTACTCGATGAGCTTCAGCATAATGCCGCCCATCTTCGACTGGAACACCGGTGCGAACACGACGGAAATGATGGCCATCAGCTTGATGAGAATGTTGAGCGCTGGGCCCGAGGTATCCTTGAGCGGATCGCCGACGGTGTCACCGATGACGGCGGCACCGTGCTGCGGGGAGCCCTTGCCCTTATTTTTATCACGCAGCCCACCCTGCTCAATATACTTCTTCGCATTGTCCCACGCACCGCCGGTGTTCGAAGCCGAGATGGCCATCTGCACGCCGGACACGATGGCGCCGGGCAGCATACCCGCCAGCGCGTACTTCCCGAAGAGAATGCCCATCGCGATTGGGGACAGCATCACCAGAGCCGCCGGCGGAATCATCTGTTGCAGAGCAGCCTGAGTGGCAATGGCCACGCAACTCTCGTAGTCTGGCTCCTTTCGACCCTCAGCTACCTCGGGGTCCTGGAACTGGCGGCGGATCTCGTTCACCATGTCCATGGCCGCAACGCCGACAGACTTCATTGTCATTGCGGAGAACCAGTACGGCAGCATGGCACCGAAGAGCAGACCGGGCATCACGCTTGAGTCGAGGATATTCACCAAGGGGATCTTCACACGCGACACATAGGCGCCGTAGAGTGCCAGAGCGACAAACGCAGCCGAGCCGATGGCGAAGCCCTTGccgatggcagcggtggtgttgccAGCGGCATCCAGCGCATCCGTGATTTCGCGAATCTCATGGCCCATGTGCGACATTTCTGCAATACCGCCAGCGTTGTCGGAAATGGGGCCGTACGCGTCAATCGTCAGCGCGACAGACATCGTCGAAAGAATTCCAAGCGCGGCGAGGGCGAAGCCGTACACGTTGCACATGCGGTATGACACATAGATAGTGGTGCACATGGCCAGGATCGGCGGCACCACAGAAAGGTAACCGAGTGCGAGGCCGTAGATGATGTTCGTGGCGGCACCCGTCTCGCATGCCTCCGCAATCTCCCGCACTGGGCGATAGGCGTTGGAGGTGTAGTACTCGGTTGTGTAACCGATGAGAAGGCCGGACCAGAGACCGCACAGAACGCAGGTGATGGCGCCCCAGCGGGAGCTCTCCGTGGTGCCCACCGTGAAGGTTGGCGGCAGTGCCACTTCTGTGAGGCAGACCAGTGCAACTGTCGTGCCGACtgtcgacagcagcagctggcgcttCAGGGCCGGCTCGATATCGTGCGAACGGCGCACACCACTGTTTGTGGCGCCGATCGTGGCCACAGCAATGCATACAACCACCCCGACGGCCGTGATGAGCAGTGGGTACATCAtagaggcgaaggaggccGTTAGCTCAGCGGAGCTGGCTGCCACAACGAGTGCAGCGCACGACGCCTCGCCGAAGCTGCCAAAGAGGTCAGAACCCATGCCAGCGATATCACCCACGTTGTCACCAATGCAGTCGGCAATCACACCAGGGTTGCGTGGGTCGTCCTCAGGGATATTGTTCTCCACCTTGCCGACAAGATCAGCGCCGACGTCGGCGGCCTTGGTGTAGATACCGCCGCCGACACGACCGAAGCAGGCAATAGCTGAGCCGCCAAGGCCAAACGCCGCCACACATTCGTACAGCTCCGGCATCGTCTCGGGATTGGTGTCAAAGTACGCTGCCACAGTCTTCACAGTGACGAAAAGTGAGCAGAGGCCCATCGAAGTGAGACCGAAGCCCATTGTGATACCGCCGCGGAAAGCCGTCTGGAAGCCGAGTCGGAAGCCACTGGACTGATCGCCTTCGTCACCGCCGGAGGTTGCCATCACAGCCGTGCGCGCATTCGTGTACACAGCAATGCGCATGCCGATCCAGCCCGACCCCACAGACGTGACCGCGCCCATCAAAAAGGCAAACAGAGAAAGGCTAGCATTCATCCACGGGGACTTCGGCGATACCTGGCCCGGCTGAGGCGAAGAGAGCGCAATGccgagaaggaagaagatCAGCGTGCCGAAGCCAGACATGAACACGGCCATGTACTTGTACTCGGACACCAAGAACGCCGTGGCGCCCTCGGATATGCGAGTGTAAATGACGTACACGTTACGCATCACCTCATCCGTGAGGTGGGCATTGCGCAGGCCCTGATCCTTACCAGGAGTAATCTTGATGGACGAGAGGGCGTACCACCAGTACATGGCAAAGGCGAAGCCCACAGCCGCCGACATGACGATCATCACGGACACCATCTCAGCCGACATCAGCGTGTGCGCCGCCGGCAGCACCTTGATGCCTCCCGCATTCTGGGACATGGCGTTGCCCACTGTGTTGTCATTCACCGGTATCGGACTCGGGTTCAGTTCTACCAtggccgcagcggtggccccgaggagggcaacagcaagagaaaCGATCCGGGTGATTCCACCCATCCTTACGTTTGCTtagaagaaagagaagaaaaccaCAAATGGGTGTGAAGAGATTTCCTACCTCTTGTAGGAGAGAAGGGATgcacgagaagagaaggaaggcgaTACCTTACTTGTCGAGAATACTACTGTGTTTGGCTGAAGCATAAGTGAAAGAACGAAgacaaggagaaagagaggagtggtgtgcgcgtgtaaAAAGTTCTTCAAGAAAGACAATAGTGCAAGCTGTGCCGTTACGGCTATCACAATGacaagcagcggcatcacatGAGCATATGCAGCATTCAGTTGTGGTTGTCAGTAAGATGAGACCTTCAAAGACGTGGTGATAGTGCAAGCGAATAAAGCGATGCGTAGCTATTTTTGATTTTCATGTTCGTAGACGCTCAGTCAGACATCGGGGATTTCCATAAGAGATGGTGAAAGAACCGAAAGGCAAAACAAAGGGAAGCTTGCTTTTTGTCACTAAACCAAAGAGTATGCGGTTTagcgtcttttttttttttgctcacatcaaaaaggggggcaagGTGGCCCTGCTTTATACAATTGTAACGTACACCCGCCGCACACTAAGAGACGCCTGTTCGGTTCCTATGGCTATCATACACACCGCTGAATTGCTTTTTTGTCAAGAATTTCTTGCAGCTTGCGTGCAgcgtgtggagagagaagcgtaTCTTTTATCGCGAGTGTCTCGATGCAGGTCAGTGACAACACAAGCTCTTTGAGAAAAGGGACTGCAGCATTGGTAAACAGGTTGTACGACAAGTCCAGGTGCACCAGGTTTCTACCTGCCGGCCCTCGAAGTGTGGAGCACAAGTCGCTGACATCGTCACTCTCTAGGTTGTTGTtgcacaaagagagagatacGAGGTGCTCGCCGTTGTACTGTAGGAGGTCTAGCACCGGTCTCATACCCTTCACGCCTACATAGATGTTGGAGAGATCGAGAGTAACAAAACTGTCTGCACCATTGCAGCTGAGCTCCTGAACCAAACTAGAGTTTGGATTCACGTCATGGCATCGACACGCTTGGCGGTAAACATCGGCGACAGAGGTACCAGGTGAAAAGCTTTTTGCCGGAAGCTCTGACACAGACTTTCGAGACTGCGCCAGCACATCCATAATAGAGGAACCCCGCCATGTAACATCGATAAAGCTGGTGGGTTCCATCTTCGGCAGCACTGAGCTTCCACTGGCTCGCGCCCAGGGGCTGATAGAGCTACAAAAACCTTTGTTGGAGAAAATCGTTTCCTCCACAATGTTTGGTAGTGCGACCTCCGCTCGGCTCTCCGGTTGTAttccagctgctgcctcacTCGCAATCAACTGAGTACACTTTTCCCTCCCTGCCTCATACTCGGCATCATTCACAGCATCAGCGAGAAACTCCGCTCTCTTGAGTAACAGTATCTCAGAGTTGACCAATATTGCTGCGTCCTTTGTGTTCCCACCTGTTTTGGTCGCAACTCGACAAAGCTGCATACGGATTTGTTTGAGGGACTCAAACTGCTTGTCTGCCCGCATTGCTGCGTACAGTGTCCCCAGCAGAACACCACGCACACGAAGTGGTAGACACGGTAGCGTTTCCTGGATCTCAAGCGTCTTTTCCCACAGTAGCTTGCCGTAGCTACTGCAGGCTTCAGAGATAAGTCGAAGATTCCTTGCCTTTATCGTAGTGAATTCTTCGAGTAAAAGCAGCGAACGAACCTCCTCCACGAAGAGCCGAGAGGCTCGGTCGTTGTTGCGCACATCAAGGTCTTTGAGATACACGTTTGGATACGGTGACTCGTACTGAAACACGCAGTGTGCCATTACTTGAGTGAGTGATCCTTCATCTAAGCCAAGCCTTCGCTGAAGTCGTTTCCAGAACAACAGCGTCTCCTTGGGGTTACTCCTGTAGCACTCCACTGGTTCCGCTAGGACAACAGATAGCCTCTTAGGTCGGGCAGAAGCACCCCCGATGGTTGGAGTGGCAGTCTCAGCAGTCTCATCAGCGCCATACAAGCTCCCTCGTTGCGTATCCTTACCTGGTGCCCCGCCTAATACAGCTTGCTCTTTTTCACGTTGTTTTGCCACGAGGTCCTGCACACTCTTCTCAACGTCTCCCATGTGTGCAATGAGTGTAGCAACGCGAGAGAAAACATCCACTCCTTCCGATATGGTAGTTAGCATTAAGGTGTCCTCGACAGAAACAGAGCGAACTGCGTATGACGATACTTGCGCAGCTTGGGCAACTGTGCTCTCTTCCACGGCGACTGGTGGAGCGGTAGTAGCGTGGTTTGCACGGCAAGAAGTGACTTTTTCCACTGTTTGGAAAGCGAAAGGTTCTGTGACGCTTGGTACACGTTGGtcggcctctccctctaccgCTAAAAGCTTCTCGACGTAGGCAGAGATCGAGCTGTAAAAAAGTGTAAGCAGCTTTTCACGGCTATCTTGCGCGAGAACCAAGCTTGCCGCTGCTTGGGGGTAGTGCTTGAGAAATGAGGTATTGACTGCCGCGCTTGAGGCGACATCACCGAGCCGTGTCTGCAGTG
The DNA window shown above is from Leishmania panamensis strain MHOM/PA/94/PSC-1 chromosome 31 sequence and carries:
- a CDS encoding vacuolar-type proton translocating pyrophosphatase 1, putative (TriTrypDB/GeneDB-style sysID: LpmP.31.1140); the protein is MGGITRIVSLAVALLGATAAAMVELNPSPIPVNDNTVGNAMSQNAGGIKVLPAAHTLMSAEMVSVMIVMSAAVGFAFAMYWWYALSSIKITPGKDQGLRNAHLTDEVMRNVYVIYTRISEGATAFLVSEYKYMAVFMSGFGTLIFFLLGIALSSPQPGQVSPKSPWMNASLSLFAFLMGAVTSVGSGWIGMRIAVYTNARTAVMATSGGDEGDQSSGFRLGFQTAFRGGITMGFGLTSMGLCSLFVTVKTVAAYFDTNPETMPELYECVAAFGLGGSAIACFGRVGGGIYTKAADVGADLVGKVENNIPEDDPRNPGVIADCIGDNVGDIAGMGSDLFGSFGEASCAALVVAASSAELTASFASMMYPLLITAVGVVVCIAVATIGATNSGVRRSHDIEPALKRQLLLSTVGTTVALVCLTEVALPPTFTVGTTESSRWGAITCVLCGLWSGLLIGYTTEYYTSNAYRPVREIAEACETGAATNIIYGLALGYLSVVPPILAMCTTIYVSYRMCNVYGFALAALGILSTMSVALTIDAYGPISDNAGGIAEMSHMGHEIREITDALDAAGNTTAAIGKGFAIGSAAFVALALYGAYVSRVKIPLVNILDSSVMPGLLFGAMLPYWFSAMTMKSVGVAAMDMVNEIRRQFQDPEVAEGRKEPDYESCVAIATQAALQQMIPPAALVMLSPIAMGILFGKYALAGMLPGAIVSGVQMAISASNTGGAWDNAKKYIEQGGLRDKNKGKGSPQHGAAVIGDTVGDPLKDTSGPALNILIKLMAIISVVFAPVFQSKMGGIMLKLIE
- a CDS encoding hypothetical protein (TriTrypDB/GeneDB-style sysID: LpmP.31.1150), with amino-acid sequence MDADTLLRLTVLSFGASVAQVPHIKHQKDITGPSSPHIAAPQDIRIAFINLWAEQLSQLTSIKGFLRDTLLFFLPGRWCSDPCEMQYLELNTNVVIGTEPFVLCLEQYRTHTAVKSWAANPFFQHLDVLVTQLQPKLPHAQLSFQEWLKAMDHVLGGLRTLFATLYSAFFNSFCEVCNMLVDSYRRLVWRDVQSSYALAVCNLSRTIESKLITVVANTISTSIDSCKANTTLQLFSTPRSLTADEVAGYLTSTLQTRLGDVASSAAVNTSFLKHYPQAAASLVLAQDSREKLLTLFYSSISAYVEKLLAVEGEADQRVPSVTEPFAFQTVEKVTSCRANHATTAPPVAVEESTVAQAAQVSSYAVRSVSVEDTLMLTTISEGVDVFSRVATLIAHMGDVEKSVQDLVAKQREKEQAVLGGAPGKDTQRGSLYGADETAETATPTIGGASARPKRLSVVLAEPVECYRSNPKETLLFWKRLQRRLGLDEGSLTQVMAHCVFQYESPYPNVYLKDLDVRNNDRASRLFVEEVRSLLLLEEFTTIKARNLRLISEACSSYGKLLWEKTLEIQETLPCLPLRVRGVLLGTLYAAMRADKQFESLKQIRMQLCRVATKTGGNTKDAAILVNSEILLLKRAEFLADAVNDAEYEAGREKCTQLIASEAAAGIQPESRAEVALPNIVEETIFSNKGFCSSISPWARASGSSVLPKMEPTSFIDVTWRGSSIMDVLAQSRKSVSELPAKSFSPGTSVADVYRQACRCHDVNPNSSLVQELSCNGADSFVTLDLSNIYVGVKGMRPVLDLLQYNGEHLVSLSLCNNNLESDDVSDLCSTLRGPAGRNLVHLDLSYNLFTNAAVPFLKELVLSLTCIETLAIKDTLLSPHAARKLQEILDKKAIQRCV